A single region of the Syntrophotaleaceae bacterium genome encodes:
- a CDS encoding efflux RND transporter permease subunit has translation MNGAIRWMANHHVAANLLMLVFVVGGMLLGPKVKQEVFPEVALDWISVSVPYPGAGPEEVEEGILLKIEENLTGVDGIIQIKATAAEGIGTVLAEVQEGMDPDKVLQDVRSEVDRITTFPLDAEEPIVSKLLNRQEVISVVVYGDLSERSLRERAEAIRDDLLTYPQITQVDLGGVRPYEIAIEIPEENLRRHNLTLDQVAQRVRRASLDLPGGTIRTEGGEILLRTKERRYFGPGYADIVVVTNADGTEVRLSDIAQIRDTFAETDTAATFDGKPAAMVKVFRVGEQKPTIISDLVKQYVEEEAASLPPTVKLSTWNDTSELFESRMNLLLKNAAFGLILVFLVLGLFLEIRLALWVMLGIPISFFGTLFFMPGLGVSINMISLFAFILALGIVVDDAIVVGENVYEHRQRGIPYLTAAVKGSQEVGVPVVFSILTTVAAFAPLLFISGTMGKFIGVIPTIVIAILLVSLVESLFVLPAHLALGKRRPESKGPIGRIDRLRRGFGKLLDRFIGGPYRRALEVCLANRYVTLAAAAACLMLAIGVVRGGIIKFTFMPEVDGDVITASLQMPPGTPASETARIVRFIEQKAMETIAEFEQETEDDRSLLRHFYAVVGGTIAQGGPTGSLGQGSGAHLSDMALFLTKSEERDVSATQITNAWRRRVGEVPGADSIVFKSNLVRMGANIDIQMAHESFNVLAEAADRLKRGLASYPGVGDIEDSYSRGKRELKIRLKPEARTLGITEEDLGRQVRGAFYGAEALRLQRGRNEIKVMVRFPEQDRETLWGLERMRIRTPQGGELPLERAAWVEEGRGYSEIKRTDRKRVINVTASVDSKTANAQEILTDLRQGLLRDLEHDYPGLSFDMEGEEKERRKSMASMASGFQLALFAIFALLAIPFRSYSQPLIIMAAIPFGIVGAVAGHLLMGHSLSILSVFGIVALSGVVVNDSLLLIDRVNQNRREGGEDLMQAVLDAGQRRFRPILLTSLTTFFGLAPMILEKSVQAQFLIPMAISLGFGILFATGITLLLIPALYMALEDVRGLLGLRAEHADHEDAQESANR, from the coding sequence CGGACAAGGTGCTGCAGGACGTGCGCAGCGAAGTGGATCGTATCACCACCTTTCCGCTGGATGCCGAGGAGCCGATCGTCAGCAAGCTGCTTAACCGCCAGGAGGTGATCTCGGTGGTGGTCTACGGGGATCTGTCGGAACGGAGTCTGCGGGAGCGGGCCGAGGCGATCCGTGACGACCTGCTGACCTATCCGCAGATCACCCAGGTGGATCTGGGCGGGGTGCGTCCCTACGAGATTGCCATCGAGATTCCCGAGGAGAATCTGCGCCGCCATAACCTGACCCTCGATCAGGTCGCCCAGCGGGTGCGCAGGGCCTCCCTCGACCTGCCCGGCGGCACCATCCGCACCGAGGGCGGGGAGATCCTGCTGCGCACCAAGGAGCGCCGTTACTTCGGTCCCGGCTATGCGGATATCGTGGTGGTGACCAATGCCGACGGCACCGAAGTCCGCCTGAGCGATATTGCCCAGATCCGGGACACCTTTGCCGAGACGGACACCGCAGCTACTTTCGACGGCAAACCGGCAGCCATGGTCAAGGTTTTCCGGGTCGGCGAGCAGAAGCCGACGATCATCTCCGATCTGGTCAAGCAGTACGTCGAGGAGGAGGCCGCCTCGCTGCCGCCAACGGTGAAGCTGTCCACCTGGAACGACACCAGCGAGCTGTTCGAAAGCCGCATGAATCTGCTGCTCAAGAACGCCGCTTTCGGCCTGATCCTGGTATTTCTGGTGCTCGGCCTGTTCCTGGAGATCCGCCTGGCCCTGTGGGTGATGCTGGGCATCCCCATCTCCTTTTTCGGCACCCTCTTTTTCATGCCGGGGCTGGGGGTGTCCATCAACATGATCTCCCTGTTCGCCTTCATCCTGGCTCTCGGGATCGTCGTCGACGACGCCATCGTGGTCGGGGAGAATGTGTACGAGCATCGCCAGCGCGGCATTCCCTATCTAACGGCCGCCGTGAAAGGGTCCCAGGAAGTGGGCGTGCCGGTGGTCTTTTCGATCCTCACCACCGTCGCCGCTTTCGCCCCGCTACTGTTCATCAGCGGTACCATGGGCAAATTCATCGGCGTCATCCCCACGATCGTGATCGCAATCCTGCTGGTGTCTCTGGTGGAATCGCTGTTCGTGCTCCCCGCTCATCTCGCCCTGGGCAAGAGGCGTCCGGAAAGCAAGGGACCTATCGGCCGCATCGACCGTCTCCGCCGCGGTTTCGGCAAACTTCTGGATCGATTCATTGGGGGTCCCTACCGACGGGCCTTGGAGGTCTGTCTGGCCAACCGTTATGTAACCCTGGCCGCGGCTGCGGCATGCCTGATGCTGGCCATCGGGGTGGTCAGGGGCGGGATCATCAAGTTCACCTTCATGCCCGAGGTGGACGGAGACGTGATCACCGCTTCCCTGCAGATGCCCCCCGGCACTCCGGCCTCGGAAACTGCGCGGATCGTGCGTTTCATCGAGCAGAAAGCCATGGAGACCATCGCCGAATTCGAGCAGGAGACCGAGGATGACAGGTCCCTGTTGCGACACTTTTACGCTGTGGTCGGCGGCACCATCGCCCAGGGCGGCCCCACCGGATCCCTCGGCCAGGGTTCCGGGGCCCATCTCTCCGACATGGCCCTGTTTCTGACCAAGAGTGAGGAACGGGATGTCTCGGCCACTCAGATCACCAATGCCTGGCGGCGCAGGGTCGGCGAGGTGCCGGGGGCGGACTCCATCGTCTTCAAGTCCAACCTGGTCCGCATGGGGGCCAATATCGACATTCAGATGGCCCATGAAAGTTTCAATGTGCTTGCGGAGGCCGCGGATCGCCTCAAAAGAGGACTCGCCAGTTATCCGGGTGTGGGGGATATCGAGGATTCCTACAGCCGGGGCAAACGGGAACTGAAGATCCGCCTCAAGCCCGAGGCCCGCACCCTCGGCATCACTGAAGAGGATCTTGGCCGGCAGGTTCGCGGCGCTTTCTATGGCGCCGAGGCCCTGCGCCTGCAGCGGGGACGCAATGAGATCAAGGTCATGGTGCGTTTTCCCGAACAGGATCGCGAAACCCTGTGGGGGCTGGAGAGGATGCGCATCCGCACTCCTCAGGGGGGAGAGCTTCCGCTGGAGCGTGCGGCCTGGGTCGAGGAAGGACGGGGGTATTCGGAGATCAAGCGCACCGACCGCAAGCGGGTCATCAACGTCACCGCCAGTGTCGACAGCAAGACCGCCAATGCCCAGGAGATCCTGACCGATCTTCGACAGGGTCTGCTGAGGGATCTGGAGCACGATTATCCCGGACTGTCCTTCGACATGGAGGGGGAGGAGAAGGAGCGGCGCAAATCGATGGCCAGCATGGCCAGCGGATTCCAGCTGGCCCTGTTTGCCATCTTCGCACTGCTGGCCATACCGTTTCGCAGCTACAGCCAGCCCCTCATCATCATGGCCGCGATCCCCTTCGGCATCGTCGGGGCGGTCGCCGGCCATCTGCTCATGGGGCACAGCCTGTCCATTCTCAGTGTCTTCGGCATCGTGGCCCTCTCCGGGGTGGTTGTCAACGACTCGCTACTGCTCATTGACCGGGTCAATCAGAATCGGAGGGAGGGGGGCGAAGACCTGATGCAGGCTGTGCTGGATGCGGGGCAACGGCGTTTCCGACCGATTCTGCTGACCTCCCTGACCACCTTTTTCGGCCTGGCTCCGATGATCCTGGAGAAGAGCGTGCAGGCCCAGTTCCTCATTCCCATGGCCATCTCCCTCGGTTTCGGCATCCTGTTTGCCACCGGCATCACCCTTCTGCTGATCCCGGCGCTGTACATGGCCTTGGAGGATGTGCGGGGCCTGCTGGGCCTGCGGGCGGAGCACGCCGATCACGAGGATGCTCAGGAGAGCGCCAACAGGTAG
- the ttcA gene encoding tRNA 2-thiocytidine(32) synthetase TtcA, translated as MIENRLFNKIKKQVGRAVGDFQLIEEGDRIAVAVSGGKDSYALLHILESLRRRAPIRYELVAVNVHPGFPGYRPEPLEQHLKQHGFAHRMEKTDCYQIIETKRRPGSSYCAFCARLRRGVLYSVADELGCNKIALGHHLDDFIETLLLNQFFVGTIKAMSPKLLADNERHTVIRPLVYVEERDIIEFSYANDFPVIACACPAGASGDRNRRKMKHLVKELSKDIPHLRGSLLGALGNVQPRHLLDRELKFF; from the coding sequence GTGATCGAAAATCGTCTTTTCAACAAAATCAAAAAGCAGGTCGGCCGGGCCGTGGGGGATTTTCAGCTGATCGAGGAGGGGGACCGGATTGCCGTGGCGGTGTCCGGGGGGAAGGATTCCTACGCACTGCTCCACATTCTCGAAAGCCTGCGCCGCCGAGCGCCGATCCGCTACGAACTGGTGGCGGTCAATGTCCATCCCGGCTTCCCCGGCTATCGTCCGGAACCGCTGGAGCAGCATCTGAAGCAACACGGTTTTGCCCACCGGATGGAGAAGACCGACTGCTACCAGATCATCGAAACAAAGCGCCGGCCCGGTTCTTCCTACTGCGCCTTCTGTGCCCGTCTGCGGCGCGGTGTTCTCTACTCGGTGGCCGATGAACTCGGGTGCAACAAGATCGCTCTCGGCCATCACCTGGATGACTTCATCGAAACCCTGCTGCTCAACCAGTTTTTCGTTGGCACGATCAAGGCCATGAGCCCCAAGCTGCTGGCCGACAACGAACGGCATACGGTGATCCGGCCGCTGGTCTATGTCGAGGAGCGGGACATCATTGAATTCAGTTATGCCAACGATTTTCCGGTGATTGCCTGCGCCTGTCCCGCAGGCGCCAGCGGGGACCGCAATCGGCGAAAAATGAAGCACCTTGTCAAGGAGTTGAGCAAGGATATACCTCATTTGCGAGGCAGTCTCCTCGGCGCTCTCGGCAACGTGCAACCCCGGCACCTGCTGGATCGCGAACTGAAGTTTTTTTGA
- a CDS encoding PP2C family protein-serine/threonine phosphatase, with protein sequence MARGLGGDYFDFIRLDDGCQLLFLGDVTGHGLQASVVMSLLYGFLHRASANGCTPLETAAQVNRFLQYFAKRSRKFDHYFSTTLFYGIIDPETLTMQYVNAGHVAPRVCRSGQEIFCLNATAHPLGYFAEPELEMRTFQFEKGDRVLLFTDGISESFNSKGQLFGTGRIEELMKNRSQGHHEFLDSLFQALEDFGAPDPPEDDCTAIVIDIPSL encoded by the coding sequence ATGGCCCGTGGTCTGGGCGGCGACTATTTCGACTTCATCAGGCTGGACGACGGATGCCAGTTGTTGTTTTTGGGGGACGTGACCGGGCACGGCCTGCAGGCTTCGGTGGTGATGTCACTGCTGTACGGTTTTCTCCACCGGGCTTCTGCGAATGGCTGTACGCCGCTGGAAACGGCGGCCCAGGTCAACCGGTTCCTGCAGTATTTCGCCAAACGCTCCCGCAAATTCGACCATTATTTTTCAACGACCCTGTTTTACGGCATCATCGATCCGGAGACCCTGACGATGCAGTATGTCAACGCCGGACACGTCGCGCCCCGGGTGTGCAGAAGCGGCCAGGAGATCTTTTGCCTGAACGCCACCGCCCATCCACTCGGTTATTTTGCTGAACCGGAACTGGAAATGCGTACTTTTCAGTTTGAGAAAGGGGATCGGGTCCTGCTGTTCACCGACGGCATCAGTGAAAGCTTCAACAGCAAAGGGCAGCTTTTCGGCACCGGCAGGATAGAGGAGCTGATGAAAAACAGGAGTCAGGGCCACCATGAGTTTCTCGACTCCCTGTTTCAGGCCCTGGAAGATTTCGGGGCCCCCGATCCTCCCGAGGACGATTGCACCGCGATTGTCATCGATATCCCCAGTCTCTAG
- a CDS encoding insulinase family protein, with amino-acid sequence MTTALHLQPGTRLHGFRVTDITPLPELNTTLIQLIHENTGARMVHLDCEDDNNLFGVGFRTTPEDSTGVAHILEHTALCGSRRYPVRDPFFSMLKRSLNTFMNALTSSDWTLYPFSSQNETDFYNLMDIYLDAAFFPLLRERDFRQEGHRVEFAEPENPESPLTFKGVVYNEMKGAMADPGSLLHRRLTHALYPTTTYGFNSGGEPENILDLTHEELKAFHGRYYHPSNAWFFTYGNLPLSGHLAVIEEQALKHFQSLQVDSEVPAERRYTEPRRFEGSFPVDPGEPMNNRSMVQVAWLTCPISDSFQRLAMTLLSQLLLGNSAAPLYKALLDSGLGQNLAPGTGYHDDNRETYFAAGLQGTDPDKVEEIECLVLATLEQVASTGFKDEQIEAAIHQLEFSHREVVGDQYPYALLLLMRMMGPWLHDGDPVSPLLLDDNLAKLRQELADGPFFSELIRSQLLENGHRVTLLLAPDAAQKEREERQVAARLAALEAGLDERARQEIVARARELQEAQEAEENLDCLPTLQLSDIPAEERPVTWELEQEADVPVYWFNQPTNGIAYFAANLELNDLPRDLLPHVPLFCSLLPKIGAAGYSYLEMAERITAATGGVHVDAGVLSNPFSLDQYQLSIEIRSKALLRNRDRMFDILSDICRSPDFTDLKRLHTVINQVKTSLENSVPGSGHSYAARAAAAALSPGNRLREEWGGLHLIRQIKSVAARSPEQLGELADKLQQLARLAFASMRLRCAVTAEREAFADIRPSLERFFGALAADRSRENSPVAELPLLQRAVGWAAPVPVSYVARVFPTVPLTHPDSAGLMVLAKLLRSGYLHREVREKGGAYGGMANFDAHKGLLSMLSYRDPHLLRTLDVYRGAAEWAASGRYGEEDIREAILAVFSNLDRPLSPGGKGHRDFEDQLQGVTREMRKIFRERVLAVDRAHLMELAEGYLLQRWAEGAVAVVSAEELLQQANRQLGQTLTLEKL; translated from the coding sequence ATGACCACCGCACTGCATCTTCAACCCGGGACCCGGCTGCACGGTTTTCGGGTCACCGATATCACCCCGCTGCCGGAACTCAATACGACGCTCATCCAGCTGATCCATGAGAATACCGGTGCCCGCATGGTTCACCTGGACTGCGAGGATGACAACAACCTGTTCGGTGTCGGGTTCCGCACGACGCCGGAAGATTCCACCGGCGTGGCCCATATCCTCGAACATACGGCTCTCTGCGGCTCCCGGCGCTATCCGGTGCGGGATCCTTTTTTCAGCATGCTGAAGCGCAGCCTGAATACCTTCATGAATGCCCTGACCTCCAGCGACTGGACCCTGTATCCCTTCTCCTCGCAAAACGAGACGGATTTCTACAACCTGATGGACATCTATCTGGATGCGGCTTTTTTCCCCCTCTTGAGGGAGCGGGACTTCCGTCAGGAGGGTCACCGGGTCGAATTTGCCGAACCCGAAAACCCCGAATCGCCTCTGACCTTCAAGGGCGTGGTCTACAACGAGATGAAAGGGGCCATGGCCGATCCCGGTTCCCTGCTGCACCGTCGCCTCACCCATGCCCTCTACCCGACCACCACCTACGGATTCAATTCCGGAGGAGAACCGGAGAATATTCTCGATCTGACCCATGAAGAGCTGAAAGCGTTTCACGGGCGTTATTACCATCCCTCCAACGCCTGGTTTTTCACCTATGGCAACCTCCCTCTGTCAGGCCATCTTGCCGTCATCGAAGAGCAGGCCCTGAAACATTTCCAGTCCCTTCAGGTGGACAGCGAGGTGCCGGCGGAAAGACGTTACACAGAACCTCGACGCTTCGAGGGATCCTTTCCGGTGGATCCCGGGGAGCCGATGAACAATCGTTCCATGGTCCAGGTGGCCTGGCTGACCTGCCCCATTTCCGACAGTTTTCAGCGCCTGGCCATGACCCTTCTGTCGCAGCTGCTGCTCGGCAACTCGGCCGCTCCTCTCTACAAGGCCCTGCTGGACTCGGGCCTGGGCCAGAACCTGGCGCCGGGAACGGGCTATCACGACGACAATCGGGAAACCTATTTCGCGGCCGGACTCCAGGGGACCGATCCGGACAAGGTGGAGGAGATCGAGTGTCTGGTTCTTGCCACCCTGGAGCAGGTTGCCAGTACCGGTTTCAAGGATGAACAGATCGAAGCGGCGATTCACCAGCTGGAGTTTTCCCACAGGGAGGTGGTCGGGGATCAGTATCCTTATGCCTTGCTGCTGCTGATGCGCATGATGGGCCCCTGGCTGCACGATGGCGATCCGGTTTCGCCCCTGCTGCTGGATGACAACCTCGCGAAGCTGCGCCAGGAGCTGGCTGACGGACCTTTCTTCTCTGAGCTGATCCGGAGCCAGCTGCTCGAAAATGGCCATCGGGTGACCCTTCTGCTGGCCCCTGATGCCGCTCAGAAGGAACGGGAGGAACGGCAGGTCGCCGCCCGCCTCGCCGCGCTCGAGGCCGGTCTCGACGAGCGGGCGAGGCAGGAGATCGTGGCTCGGGCCCGCGAACTGCAGGAGGCCCAGGAGGCCGAGGAGAATCTTGACTGTCTGCCGACCCTGCAGTTGTCCGATATCCCTGCCGAAGAGCGGCCGGTAACCTGGGAGCTGGAGCAGGAGGCCGACGTACCCGTCTACTGGTTCAATCAGCCGACCAACGGCATCGCCTATTTCGCAGCCAATCTTGAGCTGAACGATCTGCCCCGGGATCTGCTTCCCCATGTCCCTCTTTTCTGCTCCCTGCTTCCAAAAATCGGCGCCGCCGGGTACAGCTATCTGGAAATGGCTGAACGGATCACTGCCGCAACGGGGGGTGTTCATGTCGACGCGGGGGTGCTGAGCAACCCCTTTTCCCTGGACCAGTATCAGTTGTCCATTGAAATCCGCAGCAAGGCTCTGTTGCGGAACCGGGACCGGATGTTCGATATTCTGTCCGATATCTGCCGTTCTCCCGATTTTACAGACCTCAAGCGTCTGCATACGGTGATCAATCAGGTCAAGACCTCCCTTGAAAACAGTGTGCCCGGGTCGGGACACAGCTATGCGGCGCGAGCCGCGGCTGCCGCGCTGTCCCCGGGCAATCGTCTGCGCGAGGAGTGGGGAGGCCTGCATCTGATCCGTCAGATCAAAAGCGTCGCCGCCCGGTCTCCCGAGCAACTTGGCGAGCTGGCGGACAAACTGCAACAGTTGGCCCGTTTGGCCTTCGCCAGCATGCGGCTGCGTTGCGCCGTAACTGCCGAGCGGGAAGCCTTTGCAGACATACGGCCGTCCCTGGAGCGCTTTTTCGGAGCGCTTGCCGCTGACCGATCCAGGGAAAACTCGCCTGTGGCGGAACTGCCTCTCTTGCAAAGGGCGGTGGGCTGGGCCGCTCCGGTGCCGGTATCCTATGTCGCCCGCGTCTTCCCCACAGTGCCTCTGACCCACCCCGATTCAGCCGGCCTGATGGTGCTGGCCAAGCTGCTGCGCTCCGGTTATCTGCACCGTGAAGTGAGGGAAAAAGGCGGGGCCTACGGCGGAATGGCCAATTTCGACGCGCATAAGGGACTGCTTTCCATGCTCTCCTACCGCGATCCGCATCTGCTGCGCACCCTCGATGTCTACCGCGGGGCGGCTGAGTGGGCTGCTTCGGGCCGGTACGGCGAGGAGGATATCAGGGAAGCCATCCTGGCGGTTTTCAGTAACCTGGACCGGCCCTTATCGCCGGGCGGGAAGGGGCATCGGGATTTCGAAGACCAGTTGCAGGGGGTGACCCGGGAGATGCGCAAAATTTTCCGGGAGCGGGTTCTGGCTGTCGACCGGGCACATCTGATGGAACTGGCGGAGGGTTATCTGCTGCAGCGGTGGGCGGAGGGAGCGGTTGCGGTGGTGTCGGCGGAAGAGCTGCTGCAGCAGGCCAATCGGCAGCTCGGGCAGACCCTGACCCTGGAAAAACTGTAG
- a CDS encoding helix-turn-helix transcriptional regulator, with translation MEKLLSTREVSQLLGVNEKMVYTLITEKGLPATKITGKWLFPAHLVEQWVESRTINFPSRSESLAPHPGLLLVAGSDDILFERALSLFMKMNADHIAMFGALGSLGGLKALRQGWCQMATSHLAEEDGQDYNFSFAANELEALPAVVNFCRREQGLVVARSNPHKISTCADIGRKDLVIVNRPLGTSTRMLFDRELQRAGLQPSRVRGYGNEVPRHLDIGMEVLAGRADVGLSIRSVAALLHLDFVPLKWERFDLLIPKDYFFDRGVQLFLGMLHETEFRNLADDLPGYDLDLAGKMLYPRENSPAPA, from the coding sequence ATGGAAAAACTGCTGTCCACACGGGAAGTGTCTCAACTGCTGGGCGTCAACGAAAAGATGGTCTATACGTTGATCACGGAAAAAGGCCTGCCTGCGACGAAGATTACGGGCAAGTGGCTTTTCCCGGCGCACCTCGTCGAGCAGTGGGTGGAAAGCAGAACCATCAATTTCCCCTCCCGTTCGGAATCCCTGGCTCCCCATCCCGGCCTGCTGCTCGTGGCCGGCAGCGACGATATTCTGTTCGAAAGAGCGCTCTCCCTGTTCATGAAGATGAATGCCGATCATATCGCCATGTTCGGTGCTCTCGGCAGTCTCGGGGGCCTCAAGGCCCTGCGCCAGGGCTGGTGCCAGATGGCCACCAGTCATCTGGCCGAGGAAGACGGCCAGGACTACAACTTTTCCTTCGCCGCCAATGAACTCGAAGCCCTGCCGGCGGTGGTCAATTTCTGCCGCCGGGAGCAGGGACTGGTGGTGGCCAGGAGCAATCCCCACAAGATCTCCACTTGTGCCGACATCGGCCGGAAAGATCTGGTCATCGTCAACCGGCCGCTCGGCACCAGCACCCGCATGCTGTTCGATCGTGAGTTGCAGCGGGCCGGCCTGCAGCCATCCCGTGTCAGGGGGTACGGCAACGAGGTTCCCCGCCACCTTGATATCGGCATGGAAGTCCTGGCCGGGCGGGCGGACGTCGGGCTTTCCATCCGGTCCGTCGCCGCTCTGCTGCACCTCGATTTCGTCCCGCTGAAGTGGGAACGCTTCGATCTTCTCATCCCCAAGGACTACTTCTTCGACAGGGGGGTGCAGCTTTTTCTGGGCATGCTGCACGAAACCGAATTCCGCAACCTGGCCGATGATCTCCCCGGCTACGATCTGGACCTAGCCGGGAAGATGCTCTATCCCCGGGAAAACAGCCCGGCACCGGCCTGA
- a CDS encoding putative sulfate/molybdate transporter, whose amino-acid sequence MKIKSFEFNMRELAGAMGDFGTLFPLAIGYIVVCGVNPAGLLVMMGLTNVLTGLTYRLPMPVEPMKVLAVVAIAQQWSPSMVYASGFAMGILWLLMAVTGLMSRLAKITPRSVIRGIQVALGVLLAMQAFEMMADWWALGLVSVLIVLLLRRSRYAPAAVVLVVLGMAIMLVRGDFQQIASPGFSLPSMTTFSPKEIWQSLLAAGFSQLPLTATNAVIATAVLIREYWPDRPVSEKKLSFNMGVINLIAPWFGGMPMCHGAGGLAGQYYFGARTGGTNIIEGVLEIAMGLFLAGSIAALFAAFPTAIVGAMMFLVGVELTKFAKDVRWGWDLVPLGTTLAVSLWTNMAFGFLAGFAVDRICRHFRNRRQVPTSG is encoded by the coding sequence TTGAAAATCAAATCCTTTGAATTCAACATGCGGGAGCTGGCGGGTGCCATGGGCGATTTTGGTACCCTGTTCCCGTTGGCCATAGGCTATATCGTGGTCTGCGGGGTCAATCCCGCCGGCCTGCTGGTGATGATGGGACTGACCAATGTGCTCACCGGACTGACCTATAGGCTGCCGATGCCCGTTGAGCCGATGAAGGTCCTCGCGGTGGTGGCCATCGCCCAGCAGTGGAGCCCCTCCATGGTCTATGCTTCCGGGTTTGCCATGGGGATTCTTTGGCTGCTCATGGCGGTTACCGGCCTGATGAGCCGGCTGGCGAAAATCACCCCCCGATCCGTGATTCGGGGGATTCAGGTGGCCCTCGGGGTGCTGCTGGCCATGCAGGCCTTCGAGATGATGGCCGACTGGTGGGCGCTCGGCCTGGTTTCGGTGCTGATCGTCCTGTTGCTGCGCCGGTCCCGTTATGCCCCTGCCGCTGTGGTGCTGGTGGTGCTGGGCATGGCGATCATGCTGGTCCGAGGGGATTTTCAACAGATTGCGTCTCCCGGTTTTTCCCTGCCTTCAATGACCACCTTTTCTCCAAAGGAGATCTGGCAGTCCCTGCTCGCCGCCGGTTTTTCCCAGTTGCCGCTGACGGCTACCAATGCCGTCATCGCCACCGCCGTGCTGATTCGCGAGTACTGGCCCGACCGGCCGGTCAGCGAAAAAAAGCTGTCCTTCAACATGGGCGTCATCAACCTGATTGCTCCCTGGTTCGGCGGCATGCCCATGTGCCACGGTGCGGGGGGACTTGCCGGCCAGTACTATTTCGGGGCGCGGACCGGGGGCACGAACATCATCGAAGGGGTGCTGGAAATCGCTATGGGGCTGTTTCTGGCCGGCTCCATCGCCGCCCTGTTTGCCGCCTTCCCGACCGCCATCGTCGGTGCCATGATGTTTCTGGTCGGAGTCGAGCTGACCAAGTTCGCTAAGGACGTGCGCTGGGGATGGGATCTGGTGCCCCTTGGGACGACCCTTGCTGTTTCCCTGTGGACCAACATGGCCTTCGGGTTTCTGGCAGGCTTTGCCGTCGATCGAATCTGCAGGCATTTCAGAAATCGCCGGCAGGTGCCGACTTCCGGCTGA